The Lewinellaceae bacterium genome has a segment encoding these proteins:
- a CDS encoding tetratricopeptide repeat protein, with protein MENFYENIDDYLNGVLSKEDQAAFEKTLEEQPELRAELELYREIESTLAADFQHEQENAAVKATLTSESKAFFAEEKKEAKVITLQRSQWIRSIAVAAAVVLVIVFAWPYLKPSASLQYADLAHHPKASFTEMGGTEEWLPQAEKAFNAGNYAGAIQPLQTYLLAHDENTQAWFYLGICLLETNEYDKAGTLFQQISTSDTAYKTEAVWYLALTALKKGDTKTCKDYLMQIPEGSGHYAEAQKALKKLD; from the coding sequence ATGGAAAATTTTTACGAAAATATAGACGATTATCTGAATGGAGTGCTCTCCAAAGAGGATCAGGCCGCCTTTGAAAAGACGCTGGAAGAACAGCCGGAGTTGAGGGCTGAACTGGAGCTTTACCGCGAGATCGAAAGCACTTTGGCGGCGGATTTTCAACACGAGCAGGAAAATGCTGCGGTGAAAGCAACCCTGACCTCGGAAAGCAAAGCATTTTTTGCGGAAGAAAAGAAAGAAGCAAAAGTGATCACCCTTCAGCGCAGTCAGTGGATCAGAAGTATTGCGGTGGCGGCGGCCGTAGTACTGGTCATCGTATTTGCCTGGCCTTATCTTAAGCCTTCGGCATCCCTTCAATACGCTGACCTTGCCCATCATCCTAAAGCTTCCTTTACAGAAATGGGCGGAACGGAAGAATGGCTCCCTCAGGCTGAAAAAGCCTTTAATGCAGGAAATTACGCCGGGGCGATACAGCCATTACAAACTTACCTTTTAGCACACGACGAGAACACACAAGCCTGGTTTTACCTCGGCATTTGCCTGCTGGAAACCAATGAATATGACAAAGCCGGAACTTTATTTCAGCAAATAAGTACCTCGGATACGGCCTATAAAACGGAAGCTGTCTGGTACCTTGCACTTACGGCATTAAAAAAAGGAGATACAAAAACCTGTAAGGATTACCTGATGCAAATTCCCGAAGGGAGCGGACATTACGCAGAGGCGCAGAAAGCGCTGAAGAAATTGGATTGA
- a CDS encoding sigma-70 family RNA polymerase sigma factor, with product MEGKTAHEDQRYVTALLENDHRLIREIYTRFSGSVKSIVIRNSGNVHDAEDLFNELLMEICALARKGKFLLTCPFDAFIKMMAYRRWVNKLNKPSGKMVTFSDMQGYDEVADVEVNETSEAFDLVARKEALFKEKLAELSEGCREVLKLSWTVKPMEKVAEMLNVTYAYLRKRKSVCMKKLTELVRESPEYQLLMV from the coding sequence ATGGAGGGAAAAACCGCCCACGAAGATCAACGTTACGTTACGGCACTGCTCGAAAATGATCATCGGCTCATTCGGGAGATTTACACCCGGTTTTCGGGAAGTGTAAAATCCATTGTCATCCGGAACAGCGGTAACGTTCACGATGCAGAAGATCTTTTCAATGAATTGCTGATGGAAATTTGTGCCCTGGCCCGTAAAGGAAAGTTTTTGCTTACCTGCCCGTTTGATGCCTTTATAAAAATGATGGCTTACCGCCGCTGGGTGAATAAACTGAATAAACCTTCCGGAAAGATGGTAACATTTTCGGATATGCAGGGATATGATGAGGTAGCCGATGTGGAAGTGAATGAAACTTCGGAAGCCTTTGACCTGGTGGCCAGGAAAGAAGCTTTGTTCAAAGAAAAACTAGCTGAACTGAGCGAAGGCTGCCGCGAAGTACTGAAACTTTCCTGGACGGTAAAGCCTATGGAAAAAGTAGCGGAAATGCTCAACGTTACCTATGCTTACCTGCGCAAACGAAAATCGGTCTGTATGAAAAAACTGACCGAACTCGTGAGGGAGAGCCCGGAGTATCAATTATTGATGGTTTGA
- a CDS encoding stage II sporulation protein M, whose translation MRETKFIEQNQEKWKEFEKVLERGTENPEELNDLFIQITDDLSFSRTFYPNRSVRVYLNGLAQRVFNRIYKNKKSFRGRFVNFWKDELPQLMHESRVAFRISFFVFVLSMAIGLLSSAMDPEFAEVILGPDYVEMTVDNIASGDPMAVYKDKGAFGMTLGITINNLFVSFLIFAFGAFFSIGSIIHIIRNGIMVGAFQYFFIARGLFWESFLTIWIHGTLEMSAMVIAGAAGITMGRGLVFPGNYSRAKAFQQSARRGIKIMVGIMPIIMLAGFFEGYLTRHTETPDFIRAIFILICLIFILTYFVWYPWMLAKKGFEKPLSEVRVPPDKDQFIDFLRIKDVASLFGEVFIFFKKNVGVLLLSAAMVSALFTVMTFALTEEDPVSLFYFPTYLFGTLSVLNKFFSSEVIHYMPWLMWGSIAVITFVTFTLLRKEEQFIEKTRRMNHLTNMITAIITAGMIELVLWFNSGFTVILMIFVVPVVLLWYFTAQREQINIFKAFSRMQMILAGNYGKLLGIFNLVFIAGLFFYSLADTALVNFFFQIINWIVHFDQSTMDSLTIVLLTFFNIFLLNLLLILMATGVGLAYYSLSEINEAGELFRNIKSIGLKRRIKGLERE comes from the coding sequence ATGCGCGAAACAAAATTTATTGAGCAGAACCAGGAGAAATGGAAAGAGTTTGAAAAAGTACTCGAAAGAGGAACTGAAAATCCGGAAGAACTAAATGATCTTTTTATACAGATTACGGATGACCTCTCTTTTTCCCGCACTTTTTATCCCAACCGGTCGGTTAGGGTTTACCTCAATGGGCTGGCGCAGCGAGTGTTTAACAGGATATACAAAAACAAAAAATCATTTCGAGGGCGTTTCGTAAATTTCTGGAAAGACGAACTGCCCCAATTGATGCATGAGTCGCGGGTAGCTTTCCGGATTTCCTTTTTCGTCTTTGTATTATCGATGGCCATTGGGCTGCTTTCTTCTGCCATGGACCCCGAATTCGCCGAAGTCATTCTCGGGCCTGATTATGTGGAAATGACGGTCGATAATATTGCCTCCGGCGACCCTATGGCGGTGTACAAAGACAAAGGAGCCTTTGGGATGACTCTGGGAATTACCATTAACAACCTTTTTGTTTCTTTCCTGATATTTGCCTTTGGAGCCTTTTTTTCCATCGGCAGCATCATTCATATCATCCGCAACGGCATTATGGTGGGGGCTTTCCAGTATTTTTTTATCGCCCGGGGGCTGTTTTGGGAATCTTTTCTCACGATATGGATACACGGAACGCTGGAGATGTCCGCCATGGTCATCGCCGGGGCCGCAGGGATCACCATGGGACGAGGACTGGTATTTCCGGGCAACTATTCCCGGGCCAAAGCTTTCCAGCAGTCGGCAAGACGAGGAATCAAGATCATGGTAGGCATTATGCCCATCATTATGCTGGCCGGTTTTTTTGAAGGCTATCTTACCCGCCACACCGAGACACCGGATTTTATCAGGGCCATCTTTATCCTGATTTGCCTGATATTCATCCTGACGTATTTCGTCTGGTACCCGTGGATGCTGGCCAAAAAGGGCTTTGAAAAACCTCTGTCAGAAGTTCGGGTGCCGCCGGATAAGGACCAGTTTATTGATTTTCTGCGGATCAAGGATGTTGCTTCCCTCTTTGGAGAGGTGTTTATCTTTTTTAAAAAAAACGTGGGGGTTCTTTTATTATCCGCCGCTATGGTGAGTGCCCTGTTTACCGTAATGACCTTTGCCCTTACGGAGGAAGATCCCGTTAGTTTGTTTTATTTCCCCACCTATTTGTTCGGAACCTTAAGCGTTCTGAATAAATTCTTTTCTTCGGAAGTGATCCATTATATGCCATGGCTGATGTGGGGCAGTATTGCTGTGATTACTTTCGTGACGTTTACCCTGCTGCGGAAAGAAGAACAATTTATCGAAAAAACACGCCGGATGAACCACCTGACCAACATGATTACGGCAATCATCACTGCCGGTATGATCGAATTGGTTCTTTGGTTCAATTCCGGATTTACCGTGATCCTCATGATTTTCGTGGTCCCGGTTGTACTCCTTTGGTATTTCACTGCTCAGCGGGAACAAATCAATATTTTCAAAGCCTTTTCAAGAATGCAGATGATCCTGGCCGGCAATTATGGAAAATTGCTGGGCATTTTCAACCTCGTTTTCATCGCAGGACTGTTTTTTTATTCCCTGGCGGATACCGCCCTGGTGAATTTCTTTTTCCAGATCATCAACTGGATCGTCCATTTCGATCAGTCCACCATGGATTCTCTGACCATTGTCTTGCTTACTTTTTTTAATATATTTTTGCTCAACCTCTTGTTGATCCTGATGGCCACAGGAGTGGGACTTGCTTATTACAGCCTTTCGGAGATCAACGAAGCCGGAGAACTTTTTCGCAATATCAAATCGATCGGCTTGAAGCGACGCATCAAGGGACTTGAAAGAGAATAA
- a CDS encoding RDD family protein: MQTIFIKTSQNVTIEYELATLWERLLALLLDMVIVYVFDLILVTLLRAAFFSNAESSLLLSVLYGLLPIVIFLIYQFAMEALADGQTLGKRALKIKVLRLNMDGSGLSDYMLRSIFYLIDLFFSAGILAALLISTTKKRQRLGDMTANTTVVKLEPSYPLKLEDILKISTLDDYQPVYPEVRNLSEKDMLLIKGTIVRFSKHKNQAHRKAVNDLALHLRQILDIPDIPRDRIGFLKTLIKDYIVLTR; encoded by the coding sequence ATGCAGACTATATTTATAAAAACCAGTCAGAACGTAACCATTGAGTATGAACTGGCAACGCTTTGGGAGCGGTTGCTGGCCCTTCTGCTCGACATGGTCATCGTTTATGTTTTTGACCTTATACTGGTGACGCTGCTTAGGGCTGCCTTCTTTTCAAATGCTGAATCCTCTTTGCTGTTGAGTGTGCTTTACGGCTTGCTGCCGATCGTTATTTTCCTGATTTACCAGTTTGCGATGGAAGCCCTGGCTGATGGGCAAACGCTGGGTAAGAGAGCTTTAAAGATTAAAGTACTGCGGCTCAACATGGACGGTTCCGGGTTAAGTGATTATATGTTGAGATCTATTTTTTATTTGATTGATCTTTTTTTTTCGGCAGGCATCCTGGCGGCGTTGTTGATCTCCACTACCAAAAAGAGGCAAAGGCTGGGCGATATGACTGCCAACACGACGGTGGTCAAACTCGAGCCATCCTATCCCCTGAAACTCGAGGATATTCTCAAGATCAGCACCCTTGACGATTATCAACCCGTTTATCCCGAGGTGAGAAATCTCAGTGAAAAAGACATGCTTTTGATCAAGGGGACCATCGTCAGGTTTTCAAAACATAAAAACCAGGCCCATCGTAAAGCTGTGAATGATTTGGCTTTACACCTTCGGCAAATCCTCGATATCCCCGATATTCCAAGAGACAGGATCGGGTTTTTAAAAACACTGATCAAGGATTATATCGTTTTAACAA